The window GGAAGGCGGTGGAGAAACGCGTCCGCGTGCTCTCCGGCGGCGAGCGCGCCCGCCTCTGCCTCGCGGGCCTGCTCCTCGGCACGTTCAACGTGCTGGTCCTCGACGAGCCGGGCAACCATCTCGACGTCGAGACGGTCGATGCCCTCGCTGAGGCGCTGGTGGCCTCCGAGGGCACGGTCGTCTTCACGAGCCACGACCGCTCGTTCATGCAGCGCGTGGCGACCACCGTGATCGAGGTCAAGGACGGCCGCGTGGTCAACTTCCTCGGCGACTACGCCGCCTACCTGGCGAGCGTCACCGGTGAGATCGACGCCGCCGAGGCGGCCGACGAATCGCGCCGCGGCAAAGGCCCGGGCCCGCGCAAAGCATCGCCGCCACCGGCCGGCGGCGCGAAGCCCGCGGCGCGGCCGGGCGCCGCGGCCCGCGACACGCGGAAGCAGATCGCCACGCTCGAGAAGTCGATCGCCCGGCTCGACGGCGAAAAGAAGGCGCTCGAAGCGAAGCTGCTTTCGGAAACCGACCCGGCCGAGGCTCTGCGGCTCCACACGGCGATGACCGACGTCGCGGCGCGCCTCACGGCGGCCGAGGAGGAATGGCTCGAGCTCCAGGAGCGCGCGGGGGCGGAGTGAGCGGGGAGACCGCGGTCGCCGGTGGATGGCGCGCGTGGTCTCATGGTGCCGCGGTGAGATATGATCGGAGTGTCGTGATCGACCGAGGTCGGGGCGCGTCGTGGCCGGGTGGAGAGAGGCTTGCTGATGGCAACCGCGAATGCTCCCGTCGCTGCCGCAGACCTCGCGCTCCTCGAACCCACCGGCGAGCGCCGTGAGCTCGTCCGCGGAGTCCTGCGCGTGATGTCTCCTGCGGGCGGCCGCCATGGCCGCGTGGCCCATGCTTTGGGCCTGCTCGTCGGCGCCCATGTCAAGCTCCATGATCTCGGCGCCGTGTATGCGGCCGAGACGGGTTTTCTCCTCGCGCGCGGCCCCGACACGGTGCGGGCTCCTGACATGGCGTTCGTGTCACGGTCACGGGCGGTCCCGCTCGATGGCGATGGCGGGTTCGTGACGGTCGTGCCCGAGCTCGTCGGCGAGGTGGTTTCGCCACGCGACTCGTTCAGCGACGTCGAGGAGAAGGTGCTCGATTGGCTCTCTGCCGGGACCCGGCTGGTGGTCGTGGTCGATCCGGCCACCCGGACGGTTCATGTCCATCGCCCCGGGGGAAGCGTCACCGTCCTCCGCGAGGCCGAGGTTCTCGATGCCGGCGACGCGGTTCCGGGGCTCGTGATTCCCGTCAGCGAGCTGTTTCGCTGACCGACGCCGAGCCACGATCGGGGCGTCATCGCGCCAGATCGACCACCAGCACCCGGCCGCGGCCGGACTGGCCAGCGGCGGTTCGCTCGTGGAACGCCGCCTCGCCACCGACCACGAGCCAGCGGTCGGGAGACTCCGGCGGTCCGGTGAGCACCGCCGCATGGATCGACCAGCCGGGTGAAAAGGTGTCGAGCGGCACGCCCGTGACGCTGTCGGTCATCTTCAGCGACTCGGCATCGGCAGAGTAGAGCACGCGCCCGTCGGCCGACCAGCCGAGGGCAAGGATGGACTCGCGGTGGCCGGAAAGGACATGGAGCGTGGAGCCGTCGCGGGGGTCGAGGATCCGGACGTTTCCCAATTTCGACGCCACCGCCAGCCGCCGACCGTCGGGGGCCCAGGCGGCGGCGAACACGCTTCCGAACGACTCGTCGAAGATCACCGACCGCGGTGGTCCCGTCGGCCTCGGGAGGCCGCGCCGTGCGATCGGGATCAGCCGCAGCAGCGATCTCCCGCCGAGCGCCAGCGTGCCGCCGTCGGGCGCGAACCCCACGGCGTCGCAGGCGTGCGCGAGGCGGTCGATCTCCACCTCCTCCGCCAGTGTTTCATCAAAGCCCCGGATGACGCTCGTGGTGCCGTTGCACACGATCACCAATTGCCCCGAGGGACTCCAGGCGACGCGACCGGCGCTGTGGTCGGTGAGCTGGACAACCTCCTCCGCACCGTTGCCTGGTTCGTCGGTCGCGATCCGAACCACGCACGTGGGAGCGTCGAGCATCGTGAGCGCCAGCCGGTCACGGGGCCCATCGACGGCGGACCAGGTGATCGTCGTCGCCGACGGAATGTCTCGGCGCCCCCTGGCCCGGCCCGTGGCCGGATCGACGACGAGCGTCGTCGCCGGCCGGCCCGCGACGATGATTCTCGGGCCCTCGACCCCACCGCTCCCGGCGACCGGAAGCACGGCGACACTCGCGTCGACGGCCACCGGAAGCTCCTTGGCGCCAGCGAAACTTCCGGCGTGGTCCGCCGCCCAGCGGCGCAGCGTGCCATCCCTGCCGACGCTGAGCACGGTGCCCCGGGGCTCGCGGCGCACGTCCCAGACGAACCCGTCGTGGCCCGGGAGGCGCTCGAGCAACTCACCCGTCGTCGCGTCGAACACCTGGAGCACGCCGTCGCGGCACCCGGAAATGATCCGTGTGCCGTCAGCCGTGAACACGCACCCCTGCACCCAGTCGCGATGGCGCGGCAACGACGCGACCAGTCGGCCGGTGGCGATGGTCCAGACCTGGGGGACTCGACTGCTGCCGCCGGTGAGCAGCCGTGTCCGATCGGGCGACAGGTCGACGCTGCTCACTCTTCCTCCCGGCCCGCCGAATCGGCGGACGAGCGCGCCGTCGGTAGCGGAGAGGAGAATGATGTCGATGCCGCCGACGACGGCGATCGTCGCGTCGTCGACGAACTGGATCGCCTCGATGTCCGGATCGAGCGTGCCGGGCGCGATCGTCATCGGCACCGGAAACCGCTTCACGTCGCCGGTGTCGATCGCGGCCACCGTGAGCACCCGCTCGGCACCCCCCCAGGCCAGCGCCGAGCCATCGGGCGCGAAGCCGACGGCGAACAGCGCCTTCGGTTCGGCGGCGACATCGCGCTCGAGCACACCGGTCTCTGCCGCGAACAGCCGTACCCGGCCGTCCTCGCCGGCGGTGGCGACCAGGCGGCCGTCGGGGGAGAAGGCGACGTCGTTGATCTCGTCGTGCGCCTTCGTCACCACCGTCGGCGCGATGCCGCCTCCGGCGTCGACCAGGATCAGCCGGCCATCGGCAGCCCCCGCCGCGATCCGCTTCCCGTCGCCCGACACGGCGCAGCAATACAGGTCGCGCGGTGGGCCGCCAGGCAGGGCAGGCGTGCCGGGATCGCCAAACAAGACCGCCTGTTCGCTCTGCAGCCGGCGCCGTGCCCAGCGCCCGGCGAACGACGCATCGAGTGCCGGGTCGAGCGCGGCCATGGTGGCGAACCGCTCGCGGGCGGCGGCGACATTCCCGGAACGAAGGTCGTCGAGACCGCGCTGCAGGTGCTGCGCCGCATCCATCCGTCGCACCCAGTCGCGCTGGCGGGCGGCGGCGGCCGTCTGGGTCGACCAGCCCACGAGCGCGATCCCGGCGATCAGCGACGCGAGCAGGGAGATGGCGATCGCGGCGATCTGGCCCGGCCGGCGGAGCGCGAACCGGCACGCCCGCTCCCAGGCCGAAAGCGGCCGGGCCAGCGTCGGTACGCCGAGGAGAAACCGCGACAGGTCGGCGGCGAGATCGCCTGACCGGGCGTAGCGCTCGGCCGGGTCTCGCGCCAGGCACCGGCGGCAGACGGCGACCAGATCACGGTGCACGCCGGTCATTCCGGTTTCGACTCCCTCCGGCTCGCGGAGCAGGATCAGACGCATCGTGTCGGAGTCGGTGGCTCCGGCCCAGCGGCAGCGGCCGGTGAGGAGCCGATCGAGGACGAGACCGAGGGCATGCACGTCGGTCGCCGGAGCCACCGGGCCGATCGCCCGGTCGATCTGTTCCGGGGCCATCCAGGCGGGGGTGCCAGGGCGGGCTCCGGCCCGGGTTGCCTGTGAGAG of the Planctomycetota bacterium genome contains:
- a CDS encoding Uma2 family endonuclease, coding for MATANAPVAAADLALLEPTGERRELVRGVLRVMSPAGGRHGRVAHALGLLVGAHVKLHDLGAVYAAETGFLLARGPDTVRAPDMAFVSRSRAVPLDGDGGFVTVVPELVGEVVSPRDSFSDVEEKVLDWLSAGTRLVVVVDPATRTVHVHRPGGSVTVLREAEVLDAGDAVPGLVIPVSELFR